The genomic region AAATTGTAATTTTGGAGTTCTATGAAGTACTCTAAAATTCCCGTTGCACGCTCGGTTGTTGCTCTTTGCGTAGCAAAAGATATAAAACACGTGGTAATCTCTCCAGGTTCCAGGAATGCACCCTTAACAATAGGTTTTACCCATCATGATGATATTAAGGCTTACAGCATTGTAGATGAGCGTTGTGCGGCTTTCTTTGCATTGGGAATGGCCCAGCAGTTGAAGAAGCCGGTTGCACTTGTTTGTACTTCAGGTTCGGCATTGCTTAATTACTATCCTGCTATAGCTGAAGCTTTTTATAGTGATATACCTTTGGTTGTTATTTCAGCAGATCGTCCAATAGAACGTATAGATATTGGGGATGGGCAAACCATCAGGCAAAAGAATGTCTTCGAGAACCACATTTTATATTCGGCCAACCTATATTCTGAATTGGTTTTAGAGAATGAAGCTTTAGATCCTAAGCTTCAACAAAAGCAATTTGAAGCTCAGAAACATAATGAAAGGGAGGTAAATCTAGCCCTGAATAAGGCTATAGAAGAAAAAGGACCAGTTCATATAAATGTACCTTTCTATGAGCCATTATATGATACCGTTGAAAATATAGAAGTAAGCCCATTGCAGATTTTCCCTGAAATAAAGGAAAGGCATTATTCTGAAAATCAATTAAGCAGTTACGTTAAAGAATGGAATAGGGCAAAAAGGAAAATGGTAATTGTAGGGGTAGCTCAACCTAATGCAGTAGAACAGAAATTTCTGGATAAACTGGCTAAAGATCCTAGCGTAATTGTGCTTACTGAAACGACTTCCAATCTTCATCAATCGGAATTCTTCACAAGGATAGACACGCTAATTGGTCCGATAGAAAAAGATGAGAACCGGAAAGAGCTCTTCAAACAACTGCAACCTGATATTCTTCTGACTTTTGGGGGCATGATCATCTCCAAGAAGATCAAAGCCTTTTTAAGGAATCACAATCCGCAGCACCATTGGCATGTTGATCAAAAGAAAGCTTACAATACTTTCTTTTGCCTGAATAAGCATTTTGAAACCGATGTGAACTCATTTCTTTCAGAATTCCTGCCACTTACCACCACTGGAGAAAGTGAATATGGTAAGTTCTGGAAAGAGATTAAAAGTAAAAGACAGAAAAGACATGAGGAGTATATGGCAGAGATCCCTTATTCAGATCTTAAAGCCATGCAGCAAATAGTTCCGGAGGTTCCTCAAAATTCCATCGTTCATTTTGGGAATAGTTCAACTATCAGGTACGCCCAACTTTTCCAATGGCACCCGAGTCTTAAAACCTTCTGTAATCGTGGTACTAGTGGTATAGATGGTAGTGTTTCTACGGCGGTAGGAGCAGCGGCCATTAGCATGGATCCTGTACTAATGATCACCGGAGACCTGAGTTTTTTCTATGACAGTAATGCTTTATGGAATAACCATATACCTTCCAATTTCCGAATTGTAGTACTTAACAATCAAGGGGGTGGTATTTTCAGGATCTTACCCGGGA from Gramella sp. MT6 harbors:
- the menD gene encoding 2-succinyl-5-enolpyruvyl-6-hydroxy-3-cyclohexene-1-carboxylic-acid synthase, translating into MKYSKIPVARSVVALCVAKDIKHVVISPGSRNAPLTIGFTHHDDIKAYSIVDERCAAFFALGMAQQLKKPVALVCTSGSALLNYYPAIAEAFYSDIPLVVISADRPIERIDIGDGQTIRQKNVFENHILYSANLYSELVLENEALDPKLQQKQFEAQKHNEREVNLALNKAIEEKGPVHINVPFYEPLYDTVENIEVSPLQIFPEIKERHYSENQLSSYVKEWNRAKRKMVIVGVAQPNAVEQKFLDKLAKDPSVIVLTETTSNLHQSEFFTRIDTLIGPIEKDENRKELFKQLQPDILLTFGGMIISKKIKAFLRNHNPQHHWHVDQKKAYNTFFCLNKHFETDVNSFLSEFLPLTTTGESEYGKFWKEIKSKRQKRHEEYMAEIPYSDLKAMQQIVPEVPQNSIVHFGNSSTIRYAQLFQWHPSLKTFCNRGTSGIDGSVSTAVGAAAISMDPVLMITGDLSFFYDSNALWNNHIPSNFRIVVLNNQGGGIFRILPGNKNSENFDRYFETVHDMKAKPLCELYNIEYSEADSEETLQNNLTGFFEKSDRPKLLEIFTPRKLNDEVLLEYFNFMKS